Proteins encoded together in one Priestia aryabhattai window:
- a CDS encoding homocysteine synthase, giving the protein MSAKKPFRPETQAIHSGQQLDPATFSRAVPIYQTSSFGFKDTEHAASLFNLSEQGYIYTRIVNPTTDVFEQRIAELEGGVGALGVASGQSATTFSILNIASAGDEIVSASSLYGGTYNLFSSTLPKLGISVKFVNADNPENFRSAITSKTKAIYAESVGNPQGNVLDIEAVADIAHEHRIPLIIDNTVPSPYLLRPIDFGADIVVHSATKFLGGHGTAIGGVIVDSGKFDWEASGKFSDLTTPDPSYHGLVYTEAAGEAAYITKARVQLLRDIGAALSPFNSFLLLQGVETLHLRLERHSENALKVAKFLEQHELVEWVNYAGLPSHPSYSLAQKYLPKGQGAILTFGVRGGTKAAAKLIDSVQLFSHLANIGDSKSLIIHPASTTHQQLSEDEQKASGVTPELIRLSVGTEAIDDLLEDLDHALKASQKVNTTV; this is encoded by the coding sequence ATGTCTGCTAAGAAACCATTTCGCCCTGAAACACAAGCCATCCATTCTGGCCAACAGCTTGACCCGGCTACTTTTTCGCGTGCCGTACCTATTTATCAAACAAGCTCATTTGGATTTAAAGATACGGAGCATGCCGCGTCTTTATTTAATTTAAGTGAACAAGGCTATATCTACACTCGAATTGTTAACCCTACTACGGACGTTTTTGAACAGCGAATTGCTGAGTTAGAAGGCGGAGTAGGTGCCCTTGGAGTAGCTTCGGGTCAGTCAGCTACTACCTTTTCCATTTTAAATATCGCTTCAGCAGGAGATGAAATTGTATCAGCAAGCAGTTTATATGGGGGAACATATAACCTCTTTTCGTCTACGCTTCCTAAACTGGGCATTAGCGTCAAATTTGTAAACGCCGATAATCCAGAAAATTTTAGAAGTGCAATCACTTCCAAAACAAAGGCAATTTATGCTGAATCCGTTGGAAACCCGCAGGGAAATGTGCTAGACATCGAGGCAGTTGCAGACATTGCCCATGAACATAGAATTCCTCTTATTATTGATAATACTGTTCCAAGCCCTTACCTTCTTCGTCCCATCGATTTCGGAGCAGATATTGTCGTTCATTCTGCTACTAAGTTTCTTGGAGGACATGGGACAGCAATTGGGGGGGTTATCGTAGACAGTGGAAAATTCGATTGGGAAGCGAGCGGAAAATTTTCAGACTTAACAACTCCAGATCCAAGCTACCATGGCCTCGTCTACACCGAAGCTGCCGGTGAAGCGGCTTATATTACAAAAGCGCGCGTTCAGCTTTTACGAGATATTGGAGCTGCTTTATCACCTTTTAATTCCTTTTTACTCCTTCAAGGGGTAGAAACACTCCATCTGCGATTAGAACGTCACAGCGAAAATGCATTAAAGGTAGCGAAATTTTTAGAGCAGCATGAATTAGTAGAATGGGTAAATTATGCGGGGCTTCCTTCCCACCCTTCCTATTCATTGGCGCAAAAATACCTGCCTAAAGGACAAGGAGCAATTTTAACCTTCGGTGTAAGGGGAGGAACAAAAGCTGCGGCTAAGTTAATTGATTCGGTTCAGTTATTTTCTCATTTAGCCAATATCGGGGACTCTAAATCACTCATTATTCACCCGGCGAGCACTACTCATCAACAGCTATCTGAAGACGAACAAAAAGCTTCCGGTGTGACGCCAGAACTCATTCGCCTATCCGTTGGAACAGAAGCAATCGATGATCTTCTGGAAGATTTAGATCATGCCTTAAAAGCCAGCCAAAAAGTAAATACAACTGTTTAA
- a CDS encoding S8 family peptidase has translation MTQQPLQVKLIPYTIESIIDSINETPKGVSLIQAPAIWEESNQGEGIVIAVIDTGVNTNHPDLKDCIIGGRNFTSDHNGDSAVFEDNNGHGTHVSGTIAAALNNEGVVGVAPKAKILSLKVLTGEGSGNYEWIIDAINYAVEWRGPNNERARVISMSLGGPQDVPELHEAVRNAVNKDVSVVVAAGNEGDDREETLEYSYPGSYNEVIQVGAVDSSLSLAPFTNVNEEVDLVAPGVNIISTYLEDKYATLSGTSMATPHVAGALALLINLCEKEFGRSLIEAEIYAQLVRRTLPLGYRKSSEGNGFLMLDLVEKIHDIINVARINPSK, from the coding sequence ATGACTCAACAACCGTTACAAGTCAAATTAATTCCTTACACAATTGAGTCGATTATCGACTCAATAAACGAAACGCCTAAAGGAGTAAGCTTAATTCAAGCGCCTGCTATTTGGGAAGAGAGCAATCAAGGAGAAGGCATTGTAATTGCAGTTATCGACACTGGTGTTAACACAAATCATCCTGACTTAAAAGATTGTATTATCGGAGGAAGAAATTTCACTTCGGATCATAACGGAGATTCTGCTGTGTTTGAAGATAATAACGGACACGGTACTCACGTGTCTGGCACCATTGCTGCTGCGCTCAATAATGAAGGGGTAGTAGGAGTGGCACCCAAAGCAAAAATTCTAAGCTTAAAAGTACTTACCGGTGAAGGATCCGGAAATTACGAATGGATTATTGACGCTATTAACTATGCCGTCGAATGGCGCGGTCCTAACAATGAGCGAGCACGAGTTATTTCCATGTCGCTCGGGGGACCACAAGACGTTCCGGAACTGCACGAAGCTGTTCGAAATGCTGTTAATAAAGATGTTTCTGTCGTTGTTGCAGCTGGAAACGAAGGTGATGACCGCGAAGAAACACTTGAATATTCGTACCCAGGAAGTTACAACGAAGTTATTCAAGTAGGAGCTGTAGACAGCAGCTTAAGTCTTGCCCCTTTTACTAATGTAAATGAAGAAGTGGACTTAGTCGCACCGGGAGTTAACATTATCTCTACTTACTTAGAAGATAAGTATGCGACTCTTTCAGGAACTTCAATGGCGACTCCCCACGTGGCAGGAGCTTTAGCTCTATTAATTAACTTATGTGAGAAGGAATTTGGCCGCTCTTTAATCGAAGCCGAAATCTATGCTCAACTTGTAAGAAGGACGCTTCCTCTTGGATATCGAAAAAGCTCTGAAGGAAACGGATTTCTCATGCTCGATTTGGTAGAAAAAATACATGATATTATTAACGTAGCCCGTATCAATCCTAGTAAGTAA